Proteins co-encoded in one Quercus robur chromosome 8, dhQueRobu3.1, whole genome shotgun sequence genomic window:
- the LOC126697071 gene encoding cytochrome P450 704C1-like gives MDILTIILTFIAFSLFLLFLNISIIALKVFTGQSIKNPNYPPVHGTVFHELFYYRKLWDYYTETAKKHRTFRVLGPGQSYTYTTDIRNIEHILKTNFDKYCKGKYNQDIVVDLFGQGIFAVDGDKWRQQRKLASFEFSTRVLRDYSFAVFRRNATKLVRVVHKLSDDGQAFDMQDILMRCTLDSIFKVGFGVELNCLEGSSKEGTAFMKAFDDSNALVYWRYVDPFWKLKRFLNIGSEGALKKKIKILDAFVHGVIRTKRELLEVKQDCNDKEDILSRFLVESKRNPYKMNDQYLRDIILNFMIAGKDTSASTLSWFLYMLCKNPLIQEKVAQEVEDITGSQDNGANLDDFMENITNATLDQMHYLHAALTETLRLYPAVPFDGRCANMDDILPDGYRVKKGDGVYYMAYAMGRMPYIWGEDAEEFRPERWLKNGIFQSESPFKFVAFHAGPQTCLGKDFAYMQMKIVSIALLHFFRFKLADDTKNVTYKTMFTLHIDGGLHLCATFRTPS, from the exons ATGGATATCCTCACCATCATCTTGACCTTCATAGCCTTCTCACTATTCCTTCTCTTCCTAAACATCTCTATTATCGCACTCAAAGTTTTCACCGGACAATCAATCAAGAACCCAAACTACCCGCCTGTACATGGCACTGTCTTCCACGAGCTCTTCTACTACAGAAAACTCTGGGATTACTATACCGAAACTGCAAAGAAACACCGAACCTTTCGAGTCCTTGGTCCGGGACAAAGCTACACATACACGACAGATATACGAAACATCGAGCATATCTTAAAAACCAATTTCGATAAGTATTGTAAAGGAAAGTATAATCAGGATATTGTGGTTGATCTTTTTGGGCAGGGGATATTTGCTGTGGACGGTGACAAGTGGCGGCAGCAGAGGAAGCTTGCGAGCTTTGAGTTCTCCACAAGAGTGCTTAGAGATTATAGTTTTGCTGTGTTTAGGAGAAACGCTACTAAGCTGGTTAGAGTTGTTCACAAGTTATCAGATGATGGTCAGGCTTTTGATATGCAA GACATACTAATGAGATGCACTTTGGATTCAATTTTCAAAGTTGGGTTTGGGGTAGAATTGAATTGCTTGGAGGGGTCAAGCAAGGAGGGAACTGCATTCATGAAGGCATTTGATGATTCAAATGCCTTGGTCTATTGGCGCTATGTCGATCCATTCTGGAAGCTGAAGAGGTTTCTTAATATTGGCTCCGAAGGTGCCCTtaagaagaaaatcaaaatccttGATGCTTTTGTGCATGGAGTGATTAGGACCAAGAGGGAACTGCTAGAAGTGAAACAAGATTGC AATGACAAGGAGGATATACTTTCAAGGTTTCTGGTGGAGAGCAAAAGGAATCCATACAAAATGAATGATCAATATCTAAGGGacataattttgaattttatgatCGCAGGCAAAGATACAAGTGCAAGCACTCTCTCATGGTTCCTCTATATGCTCTGCAAGAACCCTCTAATACAGGAAAAAGTTGCGCAAGAAGTGGAAGACATCACCGGTAGTCAAGACAATGGAGCTAACCTTGATGatttcatggaaaatataactaatgCAACACTAGATCAAATGCATTATCTTCATGCGGCATTGACTGAGACCTTGAGGCTATACCCTGCAGTTCCCTTC GATGGGAGGTGTGCAAACATGGATGACATTCTTCCTGACGGGTATAGAGTGAAGAAAGGGGATGGGGTATACTACATGGCTTATGCCATGGGCAGGATGCCTTATATTTGGGGAGAAGATGCGGAGGAATTTCGTCCCGAAAGATGGCTAAAGAATGGAATCTTTCAATCTGAATCACCATTCAAATTTGTAGCATTTCAT GCCGGACCACAGACTTGTCTAGGGAAAGACTTTGCTTACATGCAGATGAAAATAGTCTCAATTGCTCTTCTCCACTTCTTCCGATTTAAACTAGCTGATGATACGAAAAATGTAACTTACAAGACAATGTTCACACTTCATATTGATGGAGGCCTCCATCTTTGTGCAACTTTTAGGACACCATCATAA